The region CCCGAACAGCAGGTAGCCCAGGCTTAGCGGCAACACCAGCGGATCGGCCTTCAGGTAAACCGAATCAGAGGCCAGCAATGCCGTTATATCATAAGCTCCCAGCGACAATACCAGCGCCATCCAGCCACCCCAGGTGGCGTAATGCCGGAAAGTGCGACGATGCAATACCGCTTCGCCCTCTGGCTGCTCGCCCAGCGTCTTCAGGCCGATTACGGCGAATGCAAGCTGAAAACTCTGGACGAGCAACATGTTGAGCACGCCACTCAATCGCGCCGCCCAGCCATAGATCGCAACTGTCTCTGAGCCAGTAAGCCAGTCCAGCAGGTAACGATCTCCCACATGCAGTATGGGCAGGGCGACTCCGGCCAGTGCCAACGGCATACCGAAACGTATAAGCTGGCCTACCAGATGGTAGTCCCAACGCCTGGGAATGGTGCGCAACATAGCTCCTACAAGCACCAGCGCGCTACTTCCGGAAGCGACCGCCATGGCCTGCACGACACCTCGAAGTCCCAGATGGGCGTGCGCCAGGAAGTAGTACACACCACCGATCAGCAAGGCCGCCTCCAGCAGGATGGCGGCGGTATACAGAGCGGCCCGCTCACGCAGACGCAGAAACGCCAGCGGAACGCTACTCAGCATTTTGGCCGCCAGGTAACATCCAAACAGCCGTAAAATCAATACGCCATCGGGCCAGTCAAGCTGCTGATTGAGCCAGGGCGCTCCTATCCAGCTTCCGATACCCACCAGCAACGCTCCTCCCAGCATGATCCCCAACACCGTGAACGGCACAGCCTCTCGTCGATCCTGTTGCATGACATCGGTGGCGAACCTGAGCAATCCGGTGGTCATGCCCAGCCCCAACAATGGGAGCAACAACTGGGCAGTCGCTTCCAGCAGTACCAGATAGCCGTAGGCTGCTTGTGGCAACAGGACAGTGTTCAGATAGAGCGGAGCCAGGAGCAGTCCGCTGGCTTTTAGCAGCAGATTGCCCAGGGCATAGATGCTCCCCTGTCGGAGCAGACGGGCCAGCACATGTTGCGACATGCGTTATCTATTCGGCGCTTACAATCCGTGCATAGCCCTTATGAACGCCTTCAAAAGAAAGCGTGCCACGCAGTTGCGCGGCCCATTGTTGCGCGATGGTACGCTCTGCGGGACGATCCGTATCATCCAGCAATATCACAACCTGCGGCTGTAACCGGCTTCCCATAACAGGCAATAGCCCCTGCCGACCACCTGGCATAT is a window of Rhodothermus sp. DNA encoding:
- a CDS encoding polysaccharide biosynthesis C-terminal domain-containing protein yields the protein MSQHVLARLLRQGSIYALGNLLLKASGLLLAPLYLNTVLLPQAAYGYLVLLEATAQLLLPLLGLGMTTGLLRFATDVMQQDRREAVPFTVLGIMLGGALLVGIGSWIGAPWLNQQLDWPDGVLILRLFGCYLAAKMLSSVPLAFLRLRERAALYTAAILLEAALLIGGVYYFLAHAHLGLRGVVQAMAVASGSSALVLVGAMLRTIPRRWDYHLVGQLIRFGMPLALAGVALPILHVGDRYLLDWLTGSETVAIYGWAARLSGVLNMLLVQSFQLAFAVIGLKTLGEQPEGEAVLHRRTFRHYATWGGWMALVLSLGAYDITALLASDSVYLKADPLVLPLSLGYLLFGLYNIFVNVLYAAGESRFIAWNVVGAGLLNIGLNLWWIPQMGAMGAALATVVAYGVLAGGAAWRALHVRPTTYPWRVLAIVVALTVGLGLVGYETATWPIAARLAGRVLLVLLYGLLIVVFRVYRYDELREGWQWLRQRLQTIRSITE